Proteins encoded in a region of the Atribacterota bacterium genome:
- a CDS encoding metalloregulator ArsR/SmtB family transcription factor, whose product MRKYEVIFKALADRKRLRLMVLLLKEQEQFFVCELASALGDSPYNLSKYLKELKMVDLVEEERMGRRVFYRIKPAENDFVEKLYQLLWMIEDEELEGFQQQLRLRKTLRGEDECVI is encoded by the coding sequence ATGAGAAAGTATGAGGTGATTTTTAAAGCCCTGGCGGATCGTAAAAGACTCCGGTTGATGGTATTGCTCCTTAAGGAGCAAGAACAATTTTTCGTGTGTGAGCTGGCTAGTGCCCTTGGAGATAGTCCTTATAACCTTTCAAAGTACTTAAAGGAACTCAAGATGGTAGATTTGGTGGAAGAGGAACGAATGGGCAGAAGGGTTTTCTATCGGATAAAGCCGGCCGAAAATGACTTCGTAGAAAAGCTTTACCAGTTACTTTGGATGATTGAGGATGAAGAGCTTGAGGGTTTTCAGCAACAATTGAGACTTCGAAAGACTCTGCGAGGAGAAGATGAATGTGTTATCTGA
- a CDS encoding HAD-IIA family hydrolase, with protein MIAERFRIFLFDLDGVIWRGGKLILDAKEVIMELRKMGKLVRFLTNNPRWSRAEIRERLVAFGVLAELEDVVTASWATGCYLREKGYRNGYILGSDSLKGELEAMGVTETTHAPEVVVVGYDERISFGEITRVVRFIEDGAELVATNPDMAFTLPEGKVPATGAVVKAIESITGRKATVIGKPSPYIFQLLFRELGDIERNNILLVGDSIETDIQGAHGVGITGVLYVTEDTVLPCPQSPGYPDMVIVHLGCIIGRDLTPPKKRAVGMLIRNQINQVLCVRRRDNHLWCLPTGKAENHESEEEAVHRELQEELGIEVKIRGLRAVYLQDPALHFRYPNGDWFHFVVFLFEGFFQEGSVRPCPEEVEAWGFFPEDGLPSPFFHLHQKWIQEMSGRNKEVVL; from the coding sequence GTGATTGCCGAACGTTTTCGAATTTTCCTCTTTGACCTCGACGGAGTAATCTGGCGGGGTGGAAAATTAATCTTGGATGCAAAAGAAGTGATAATGGAACTGCGAAAGATGGGCAAACTGGTCCGCTTTTTGACCAATAATCCTCGTTGGTCGAGAGCAGAAATCCGGGAAAGACTCGTTGCCTTTGGCGTTCTGGCTGAGTTGGAGGATGTCGTGACAGCGTCCTGGGCTACGGGTTGCTATCTGCGGGAGAAGGGATACAGGAACGGCTATATCCTTGGAAGCGATTCGCTCAAAGGGGAACTGGAAGCAATGGGGGTTACCGAAACAACACATGCTCCGGAAGTGGTGGTGGTGGGATACGATGAGCGCATTTCTTTTGGTGAGATCACCCGGGTGGTGCGCTTTATCGAGGACGGTGCAGAATTGGTTGCAACGAACCCCGATATGGCTTTCACCCTTCCCGAGGGGAAAGTGCCGGCTACTGGGGCTGTGGTAAAGGCGATTGAATCCATTACGGGCCGTAAAGCGACAGTCATTGGTAAACCTTCACCGTATATTTTCCAGCTCCTTTTCCGGGAATTGGGGGACATCGAACGAAACAACATCCTTCTGGTGGGTGATAGTATTGAAACTGATATTCAGGGTGCCCATGGAGTGGGAATTACGGGAGTTCTCTATGTAACGGAAGACACGGTTCTGCCTTGCCCCCAGAGTCCCGGTTATCCGGATATGGTGATTGTGCACCTTGGATGTATTATAGGAAGGGATCTTACACCACCCAAAAAACGGGCGGTGGGAATGCTGATTCGAAATCAAATAAATCAAGTTTTATGTGTTCGCCGCCGCGATAACCATCTTTGGTGTCTTCCCACTGGAAAAGCAGAAAACCATGAATCAGAAGAGGAGGCTGTGCATCGAGAATTACAGGAGGAATTGGGAATCGAAGTAAAAATACGAGGTTTACGGGCAGTATATTTGCAGGATCCAGCGCTTCATTTTCGCTATCCAAACGGGGATTGGTTCCATTTCGTGGTTTTTTTGTTTGAGGGCTTTTTTCAAGAGGGGAGTGTCCGTCCGTGTCCGGAGGAAGTAGAGGCGTGGGGATTTTTCCCCGAGGATGGTCTCCCTTCCCCCTTTTTTCATCTGCATCAGAAATGGATCCAGGAGATGAGTGGGAGGAATAAAGAAGTTGTGTTATAA